A genomic segment from Streptomyces sp. TLI_235 encodes:
- a CDS encoding sulfur carrier protein — protein MLNTEPAPVPLTINGEPRELPAGTTLAEVVAEVSAANTGVAAALNEAVVPRGSWPATVLGAGDRVEILTAVQGG, from the coding sequence ATGCTGAACACCGAACCGGCGCCCGTCCCTCTGACCATCAACGGCGAGCCGCGGGAGCTGCCCGCGGGCACCACGCTGGCCGAGGTGGTGGCGGAGGTGTCCGCCGCGAACACCGGGGTGGCGGCGGCGCTCAACGAGGCCGTGGTGCCGCGCGGTTCCTGGCCGGCCACGGTGCTCGGAGCGGGCGACCGGGTGGAGATCCTCACCGCCGTCCAGGGAGGCTGA
- a CDS encoding thiazole-phosphate synthase: MADDLFTIADSTFTSRLIMGTGGAPSLDVLEQALRVSGTELTTVAMRRVNAATQGSVLDVLTRNGIRVLPNTAGCFTAGEAVLTARLAREALGTDWVKLEVIADERTLLPDPIELLEAAETLVDDGFTVLPYTNDDPVLARKLEDVGCAAIMPLGSPIGSGLGIRNPHNFQLIVESAGVPVVLDAGAGTASDVALAMELGCSAVMLASAVTRAQDPVLMADAVRRATEAGRLAYRAGRIPRRFHAEASSQMAGRADLDTREHPAF, from the coding sequence ATGGCCGACGACCTGTTCACGATCGCGGACTCGACGTTCACCTCACGTCTGATCATGGGCACCGGCGGCGCCCCCAGCCTGGACGTGCTGGAGCAGGCGCTGCGGGTGTCCGGCACCGAGCTGACCACGGTGGCGATGCGCCGGGTCAACGCGGCGACCCAGGGCTCGGTGCTGGACGTGCTGACCCGCAACGGGATCCGGGTGCTGCCCAACACGGCGGGCTGCTTCACCGCCGGCGAGGCGGTGCTGACGGCCCGTCTGGCCCGGGAGGCGCTCGGCACCGACTGGGTGAAGCTGGAGGTCATCGCGGACGAGCGGACCCTGCTGCCCGACCCGATCGAGCTGCTGGAGGCCGCGGAGACGCTGGTCGACGACGGTTTCACGGTGCTGCCCTACACCAATGACGACCCGGTGCTGGCGCGGAAGCTGGAGGACGTCGGCTGCGCGGCCATCATGCCGCTGGGCTCGCCGATCGGCTCCGGCCTGGGCATCCGCAACCCGCACAACTTCCAGCTGATCGTGGAGAGTGCGGGCGTGCCGGTGGTGCTGGACGCGGGCGCCGGCACGGCGTCCGACGTGGCGCTGGCGATGGAGCTGGGCTGCTCGGCGGTGATGCTCGCCTCGGCGGTGACGCGGGCCCAGGACCCGGTGCTGATGGCGGACGCGGTGCGGCGGGCCACCGAGGCCGGCCGGCTGGCGTACCGGGCGGGGCGGATCCCGCGCCGGTTCCACGCCGAGGCGTCCTCGCAGATGGCCGGGCGCGCGGACCTGGACACCCGCGAACACCCGGCGTTCTGA
- a CDS encoding serine/threonine-protein kinase, whose translation MTLDDPLIGALLDGRYRVDRRIAVGGMATVYRGTDTRLDRVVALKVMHPALAADGGNEFTGRFIREAKAVARLSHPNVVNVFDQGADGRAVFLAMEYVPGRTLRDLLRDRGALSARAALDILEPVLAALGAAHRAGLVHRDVKPENVLITDNGMVKVADFGLVRLLTGTEGAGEAVTSTTSTGTVLGTVSYLAPEQIRQEGPTDQRVDVYAAGILLYEMLTGAKPHTGENAMQVIYRHLNEDVPPPSASAPGVGRQLDAIVAAATARDPEARPWDAVELLAALQRARRTLTPAQLDAEPPASTRPTPQYPTGEVTAVVDRPVERTSVLDVPAELLTQPRPYDETVPTRPGRPPRPPRSRAPLIWGAVVAVLLVLVGGATYLLSDGLYATVPSVLGQTEAQAVTTLDRAGLRGAFSQQFSETVKAGQVLSTDPGVGARARKSDPVKVVLSKGPDRVPVPSVEGLPVDEARKALTDARLTPGTTSEEFDDTVPKGSVISVEPDAGTSVSPNTPVSLVVSKGMQPVPDVVGLSKDDATKALTDAGFTVQSTGLNLFGTGKVSGQTPKAGTPRPQGSTVVINFGLF comes from the coding sequence ATGACGCTCGACGACCCCCTGATCGGTGCCCTGCTCGACGGCCGGTACCGGGTGGATCGGCGCATCGCCGTCGGGGGCATGGCCACCGTGTACCGCGGGACGGACACCCGGCTGGACCGGGTGGTCGCGCTGAAGGTGATGCACCCGGCGCTGGCCGCGGACGGCGGCAACGAGTTCACCGGCCGGTTCATCCGCGAGGCCAAGGCGGTCGCCCGGCTCTCCCACCCGAACGTGGTGAACGTCTTCGACCAGGGGGCGGACGGCCGGGCGGTGTTCCTGGCCATGGAGTACGTGCCCGGGCGGACCCTGCGCGACCTGCTGCGCGACCGCGGGGCGCTGTCGGCGCGGGCCGCGCTGGACATCCTGGAGCCGGTGCTGGCGGCGCTCGGCGCCGCGCACCGGGCCGGCCTGGTGCACCGGGACGTCAAGCCGGAGAACGTGCTGATCACCGACAACGGCATGGTCAAGGTCGCCGACTTCGGCCTGGTCCGGCTGCTGACCGGCACGGAGGGCGCGGGCGAGGCGGTCACCAGCACCACCTCGACCGGCACGGTGCTCGGCACGGTGTCGTACCTGGCCCCGGAGCAGATCCGCCAGGAGGGCCCGACCGACCAGCGGGTCGACGTGTACGCGGCCGGCATCCTGCTGTACGAGATGCTCACCGGCGCCAAGCCGCACACCGGCGAGAACGCCATGCAGGTGATCTACCGGCACCTGAACGAGGACGTCCCGCCGCCCTCGGCGTCCGCGCCGGGGGTGGGCCGCCAGCTGGACGCCATAGTGGCCGCGGCGACCGCCCGCGACCCGGAGGCCCGCCCGTGGGACGCGGTGGAGCTGCTGGCCGCGCTGCAGCGGGCCCGCCGCACCCTCACCCCGGCGCAGCTGGACGCGGAGCCGCCGGCCTCGACCCGGCCGACCCCGCAGTACCCGACCGGCGAGGTCACCGCGGTGGTGGACCGCCCGGTGGAGCGCACCAGCGTGCTGGACGTGCCCGCCGAGCTGCTGACCCAGCCGCGGCCGTACGACGAGACGGTGCCGACCCGGCCGGGGCGCCCGCCGCGGCCGCCGCGCTCCCGTGCCCCGCTGATCTGGGGCGCGGTCGTCGCGGTGCTGCTGGTGCTGGTCGGCGGCGCGACGTACCTGCTCTCCGACGGGCTGTACGCGACGGTGCCGAGCGTGCTCGGGCAGACCGAGGCGCAGGCGGTGACGACGCTGGACAGGGCGGGGCTGCGCGGCGCGTTCAGCCAGCAGTTCAGCGAGACCGTCAAGGCCGGGCAGGTGCTGTCCACCGATCCCGGGGTGGGGGCGCGTGCCCGCAAGAGCGACCCGGTGAAGGTGGTGCTCTCCAAGGGCCCGGACCGGGTGCCGGTGCCGTCCGTGGAGGGGCTGCCGGTGGACGAGGCGCGCAAGGCCCTGACCGACGCCCGGCTGACCCCGGGGACGACCAGCGAGGAGTTCGACGACACCGTGCCCAAGGGGTCGGTGATCAGCGTCGAGCCGGACGCCGGCACCTCGGTCAGCCCGAACACGCCGGTCTCGCTGGTGGTCAGCAAGGGCATGCAGCCGGTGCCCGACGTGGTCGGCCTGAGCAAGGACGACGCCACGAAGGCGCTCACGGACGCCGGGTTCACCGTGCAGAGCACCGGCCTGAACCTCTTCGGCACCGGCAAGGTGTCCGGCCAGACCCCGAAGGCGGGCACCCCGCGCCCGCAGGGCAGCACCGTGGTGATCAACTTCGGGCTGTTCTAG